From the genome of Solanum pennellii chromosome 6, SPENNV200:
GAGCACACATAAAACTAAAAGAGTCCCTCCTTCCAACGCTTATTTCACCATCACAAGATTGAATcataagaatgaaaatgagATAAAAGTCTACCTGGGCGGATGATGGCAACAGGAACTTCAAGACTTGGCAGGTCATCAGTGATTGGCTCATCCTTAGGTTTGATAAGAGTGTGATTAGCAATGGCATTCTTCGTAGGTGACACTGGGATGCCAGAACCAGAAGTAGATCCAGCTCTCCTGGGAACTGGAAGGCTCTTGTCCGCCTCAGAAGGCTGAGATGAAGGCAGCTCTTCCTGTGGTACTAATGAATCGGCAAACATGGGCTGCTTTCCTTTGTTTCTATCAAGTGATGGGTGTGATCCAGGTTGTGATTCATTGCCCATGGACTGAGGGGAATCAAAATCAGCAGCTGACTGGTTTGGCAATTGAGATTCAAGAGACTCATTTGGTTGACTTGATTGACTTTTTAAGCGCTGCCTTTTCAGAGGTGGTTCAGGCTCATCTTGCACCAGAGCCTCTAGCTGAACGAAACCGGAAAATGCAAGGAAGTAAAGGTGAGTGAGTAAAGAGACTTAAGAAAAATGTCATATCATGAAATACAGTCAAGAAAAAATTAGTCCAATACTTCGGTATCCTCAGTTGACTTTTTAATTTCTGCATCCTGAAAGCAAAGAAAGCATGTCAGCAAATTAGCTCAAATGAAAGATAAAGCAGAAAACTGAAAACAAAGTACTCCCTCTGTTCCATTTTATGTCACACTCTTTCCTCTTTAGTGTGTTCCAAAAAGAATTgacatatttctatatttggcAACAGTTTTAACTACAAACTTCTCATTTTTAACCTTGATCGCATGATTTTATAGCCACAGAAATGTCATGCCATGTTTATGACGGCATATTCCAAAAGTCCTCCTTcctttcttaaactccatgcCTAATGAAACACCCCATAAAAATGAAATGGAGGGAGCACTCACTAAAAGGGAAGAGAAACAGAAGGTCAGGAAATGAAGGAAACGAGCACCTTtgcttcatcatcatcaaataTTGCATCGGCAAGGACCCTATAGTTCTCAGCTTCTATAAGGTCCCAGTTTTTGTTATACAATCTTAAAAGATTCTTCAACACTGGCTTCACCTTCTCTCCAGAAATACCAAGAGCTTTCATAGAACGAAAAGCACGATCGACCCTAGGATTTGGAGGCATTGCTAATCCAAACTGATTTAAGATAGCAGCTTTCAAATAAGTCAAGGATCCTGCATTGACATCATCTGCTTGAGAAGGGCACAGAaatacaaaaatgcaagatagcCAACAAAAGTACACAGCCGTAACACCAAAGATACATGAATGAGGAGGCCATGAATACCCAAATATAATAGCTAATCCAAACATTCATACCATGATTgtgataaaaaatcaaattacttCCAAGGTAAGTCAGTAAAAAAGTCACATAAAGCTGATGGAAATGTTTCCTCCATCAGCTGGCTTTTGAAAATTCAACACTAGGACCGAGTATTCAAAGGCTGAATTAGTGCTAGACATCTACAGCTTTATGTCACTCCTGTAGAAGGTATAGTATCAAACATCAAAGGAAGTCCTTCAAGAGAGAAAATGAACATGTATAAATTTATAAGCAAAACTTCAAAGATGGTACGTACAACTTTAAAGGAACTTATCATCCAGTGCACTAGTAATATGGGTGACAAATCTTCAACAATAACAAGAACAACAGCTATACCTCAATCTCAAGCAAGTTGGGGTCGGTTAATCAATCCTCATTGACCATGTCGCTCCATTTAAGCTCATCCCAGACCAACTTATACaaaataagaaggaaaaaagTACTAAGACTGCAAGCTTCTCTTACCTTCTAAAGAAAGTGGTTAGGAGCACAAGCAGACAAGAAAAAGTTCTAAACAAATCTACTATCTAGTTTCATTCCCTTCTAACAATGCTGAACCTAGTCTAAACTTTATTCATCCAACAAGGAGTATATACACGTCAAAGGACAGGTACTTTTCAAGAAGGTTTAGGTTGTAATCCAGTTACGGACAAATATCCTGCTAGATATCTTAGCTCCTCCATTAGCTAAAAGTTAATTCTGGATTGTCAACTAACTTGAAATGCAAACAAGATGTTTACGCATAGATTCACATGTTCGAATATCATTTAAATACTCGAGTGCTCATATAG
Proteins encoded in this window:
- the LOC107023872 gene encoding probable inactive histone-lysine N-methyltransferase SUVR2 isoform X2, producing MPPNPRVDRAFRSMKALGISGEKVKPVLKNLLRLYNKNWDLIEAENYRVLADAIFDDDEAKDAEIKKSTEDTELEALVQDEPEPPLKRQRLKSQSSQPNESLESQLPNQSAADFDSPQSMGNESQPGSHPSLDRNKGKQPMFADSLVPQEELPSSQPSEADKSLPVPRRAGSTSGSGIPVSPTKNAIANHTLIKPKDEPITDDLPSLEVPVAIIRPGSSSKGKSSVASGSEGRQGDSNASATVVEADTNDGNPPSPVVANGKPETTTVKSSSALEMASSQSGEVKMILTYGSVLGRSDFQMPTLDAVVKLMDDKCQKEYKELDPNFSVMKVMTDICQCFLEMSGESTNKSSDE
- the LOC107023872 gene encoding probable inactive histone-lysine N-methyltransferase SUVR2 isoform X1 — protein: MFGLAIIFGYSWPPHSCIFGVTAVYFCWLSCIFVFLCPSQADDVNAGSLTYLKAAILNQFGLAMPPNPRVDRAFRSMKALGISGEKVKPVLKNLLRLYNKNWDLIEAENYRVLADAIFDDDEAKDAEIKKSTEDTELEALVQDEPEPPLKRQRLKSQSSQPNESLESQLPNQSAADFDSPQSMGNESQPGSHPSLDRNKGKQPMFADSLVPQEELPSSQPSEADKSLPVPRRAGSTSGSGIPVSPTKNAIANHTLIKPKDEPITDDLPSLEVPVAIIRPGSSSKGKSSVASGSEGRQGDSNASATVVEADTNDGNPPSPVVANGKPETTTVKSSSALEMASSQSGEVKMILTYGSVLGRSDFQMPTLDAVVKLMDDKCQKEYKELDPNFSVMKVMTDICQCFLEMSGESTNKSSDE